The following are encoded together in the Azospirillum lipoferum 4B genome:
- a CDS encoding response regulator transcription factor: MHTHHEYAHEKASHQTRNAVTPMHVCLILDNNALTETVVQQLDRGGRHRVTVLHDIGELTQSALTPDAILIGLQQFTALRENEPMVYLRLSRRSRIVVVLSSRELLDAAHILAFADAWVFEDLNVDRINELLDLGLEGHCLMPKQFLSRLGVDEIRLTLLPRLSDPEFETLRLLGEGMNNRTIANALDLSEAVIKSMVRSVLSKLHFRNRTEAGVFAARQQGALEQARSGMTPPHMHAAATRRAGA, translated from the coding sequence ATGCACACACACCATGAGTACGCCCATGAGAAAGCATCTCACCAGACCCGCAACGCGGTGACTCCCATGCATGTCTGCCTGATCCTCGACAACAACGCGCTGACCGAGACCGTGGTGCAGCAGCTCGACCGCGGCGGACGCCACCGCGTGACGGTACTGCACGACATCGGGGAGCTGACACAGAGCGCGCTGACGCCGGATGCGATCCTGATCGGCCTGCAGCAGTTCACCGCGCTGCGCGAGAACGAACCGATGGTCTATCTCCGGCTGTCCCGCCGGTCGCGGATCGTCGTGGTGCTGTCCTCGCGCGAGTTGCTGGACGCCGCCCATATCCTGGCTTTCGCCGATGCCTGGGTGTTCGAGGATCTGAACGTCGACCGCATCAACGAACTGCTGGATCTCGGACTGGAAGGGCATTGCCTGATGCCCAAGCAGTTCCTGTCGCGGCTGGGCGTGGACGAAATCCGCCTGACGCTTCTGCCGCGGCTGTCCGACCCGGAATTCGAAACCCTGCGCCTGCTGGGCGAGGGCATGAACAACCGGACCATCGCCAACGCGCTGGACCTGTCGGAGGCGGTGATCAAGTCGATGGTGCGCAGCGTGCTGTCGAAGCTTCACTTCCGCAACCGGACGGAAGCCGGCGTCTTCGCCGCACGGCAGCAGGGCGCCCTGGAGCAGGCACGCTCCGGCATGACCCCGCCGCACATGCACGCCGCGGCAACCCGGCGCGCCGGGGCCTGA